In a genomic window of Dolichospermum sp. DET69:
- a CDS encoding mersacidin/lichenicidin family type 2 lantibiotic: MSTNDIIRAWKDEDYRASLTEEQRLQLPENPAGLIELTDDDMSSMVGGLLAGEVHTKTCNHCCGSASAATISLA, translated from the coding sequence ATGTCTACCAATGATATCATTCGCGCTTGGAAAGATGAAGACTACCGTGCTAGTTTGACCGAAGAACAACGGTTACAACTGCCAGAAAATCCTGCTGGGTTGATTGAACTAACTGATGATGATATGTCGTCTATGGTTGGTGGTTTGTTAGCAGGTGAAGTACATACCAAAACTTGCAACCATTGCTGTGGTTCTGCTAGTGCTGCGACAATTTCACTGGCATAA
- a CDS encoding peptidase domain-containing ABC transporter, producing MKYQVVLQHNQEDCGSACLASIAKYYGRIFSLNRTREATGNGQLGTTLLNLKQGSQQLGFNARGVKVSIELVDQKIIPLPGIIHWLGNHWVVLYGKKGSKYVIADPASGIRYLSKVELLASWTNGGMLLLEPRPNFHLTPDDRNKIGGLWKFFGRFWNYRNILLEALLLNFAVAVLSLSAPFLIQILTDDVLVRNDRQLLSSVAIAILLMNLISSSLKFVQSNLIAHFAQRLELDLTLEFGRQILNLPLAYYEVHRSGEITSRLRDIQEINRLIYIIGFSLPGQIFIGAVSLLFIFIYSPNILIIPIIIALIMSLSTFIFQPQIQQSIRNLLALSSENQGLLIESFKGALIMKSMNAVPHFWEEFQSQFGRIANLSFRTTQIAIINNTFSGLAFNAGGIIILWFGSTLVMDKALSIGQLLAINSLSANFLDLINTILNFVPQITRTQAATERLMEVIESTPETSVESRLETVTISANADIIFSNLNFHHPGRIELLKDINLIIPGGKIIAIIGKSGCGKSTLAKLIASLYQPKSGNIRIGQYNLQDISLNCLREQVILVPQDAHFWSRSIIENLRLGYSQTTFEQVITACQIANADEFISKLPNKYQTIIGEFGANLSGGQRQRLGIARGIITDPPILILDESTAGLDPLSEVQVLNQLLSHRQGKTTILISHRPQVIKHADWIISLEEGRVKLQGTPKDLLSQSGEHLNFLVF from the coding sequence ATGAAATACCAAGTTGTTTTGCAACATAATCAAGAAGATTGTGGTTCAGCTTGTTTAGCTTCTATTGCCAAATATTACGGGCGGATTTTTTCCCTAAATCGCACCCGCGAAGCCACCGGAAACGGACAACTAGGAACTACATTACTCAATCTTAAACAAGGATCTCAACAATTAGGCTTCAATGCGCGGGGAGTCAAAGTTTCAATTGAATTAGTTGATCAGAAAATCATCCCCTTACCAGGAATAATTCATTGGTTGGGTAATCATTGGGTTGTTCTTTACGGAAAAAAAGGTTCTAAATATGTAATTGCTGATCCTGCTTCAGGTATTCGTTACTTATCAAAAGTAGAACTACTTGCCAGTTGGACAAATGGCGGAATGTTGTTATTAGAACCACGTCCTAATTTTCATTTGACACCTGATGATCGAAATAAAATTGGTGGACTTTGGAAATTTTTTGGCCGATTTTGGAATTACCGGAATATTCTTTTAGAAGCATTATTACTAAATTTTGCAGTTGCTGTACTTTCTTTGAGTGCGCCATTTTTAATTCAAATTCTCACTGATGATGTGTTAGTAAGAAATGATCGACAACTTCTTTCAAGTGTAGCAATTGCTATTTTGTTAATGAACCTAATTAGTAGTAGTCTTAAATTTGTGCAGTCGAACTTAATCGCCCATTTTGCTCAACGGCTAGAATTAGACTTAACCTTAGAATTTGGAAGACAGATTTTAAATTTACCTCTCGCGTACTATGAAGTTCACCGCAGTGGTGAAATTACCAGCCGGTTACGAGATATTCAAGAAATTAATCGCTTAATTTATATTATTGGTTTTAGTCTTCCTGGACAAATATTTATCGGAGCAGTTTCTTTATTATTTATATTTATATACAGTCCAAATATATTGATAATTCCCATAATTATAGCTCTGATTATGAGCTTATCAACATTTATTTTTCAGCCTCAAATTCAACAAAGTATCCGCAATTTATTAGCATTAAGTAGCGAAAATCAAGGTTTACTCATAGAAAGTTTTAAAGGAGCGCTAATCATGAAAAGCATGAATGCAGTTCCTCACTTTTGGGAAGAATTTCAAAGCCAATTTGGACGAATAGCTAACCTCAGCTTTCGGACTACTCAAATTGCAATTATTAATAACACTTTTTCTGGATTAGCTTTTAATGCTGGTGGAATTATAATTTTATGGTTTGGTAGTACATTAGTGATGGATAAAGCATTAAGTATTGGACAATTGTTAGCAATAAATAGCCTTAGTGCTAATTTTCTTGATTTAATCAATACCATACTGAATTTTGTTCCCCAAATTACTCGGACTCAAGCTGCTACTGAGCGATTAATGGAAGTTATTGAATCTACTCCCGAAACTTCAGTCGAAAGCCGCCTAGAAACTGTTACAATTTCCGCGAATGCTGATATTATTTTTAGTAATTTAAACTTTCATCATCCTGGTAGAATTGAATTACTCAAAGATATTAATTTGATCATTCCTGGTGGTAAAATTATTGCCATAATTGGGAAGTCAGGCTGTGGTAAAAGTACATTAGCTAAACTAATTGCCAGTTTATATCAGCCGAAATCAGGTAATATTCGGATTGGTCAATATAATCTACAAGACATTTCTCTGAATTGCCTAAGAGAACAAGTAATATTAGTTCCCCAAGATGCTCATTTTTGGAGTCGCTCAATTATTGAAAATCTGCGTTTAGGTTATTCTCAAACTACATTTGAGCAGGTTATCACAGCTTGTCAGATAGCTAATGCTGATGAATTTATAAGTAAATTACCAAATAAATATCAAACTATTATTGGCGAATTTGGTGCAAATCTTTCGGGAGGACAAAGACAAAGATTAGGAATTGCTAGAGGCATAATTACAGATCCACCTATTCTGATTTTAGATGAATCTACAGCCGGACTAGATCCACTTAGTGAGGTGCAAGTGCTTAATCAATTATTATCTCACCGTCAAGGAAAAACCACTATTCTCATCAGTCACCGTCCTCAAGTAATTAAACACGCTGATTGGATTATCTCACTTGAGGAGGGACGGGTAAAACTTCAAGGAACACCAAAAGATTTACTTTCTCAATCTGGAGAACATCTCAATTTTTTAGTTTTTTAA